The Pecten maximus chromosome 11, xPecMax1.1, whole genome shotgun sequence genome has a segment encoding these proteins:
- the LOC117337412 gene encoding probable tRNA N6-adenosine threonylcarbamoyltransferase gives MVIAIGFEGSANKIGIGIIKDGEVLSNPRHTYITPPGQGFLPRDTAIHHRKHVLDVLRQALSEANLEPKDLDVICYTKGPGMAAPLVSVAVVARTVAQLWRKPIIGVNHCIGHIEMGRLITGANNPAVLYVSGGNTQVIAYSQQRYRIFGETIDIAVGNCLDRFARVLKLSNDPSPGYNIEQLAKGGQKFLELPYTVKGMDVSFSGLLSFIEERAVGLVESGQYTPEDLCFSLQETVFAMLIEITERAMAHCGSQEVLIVGGVGCNLRLQEMMGKMAEERGATLFATDMRFCIDNGAMIAQAGWEMFRAGIITPLEETFCTQRFRTDEVKVTWRK, from the exons ATGGTGATCGCCATTGGATTTGAGGGCAGTGCCAACAAGATCGGAATTGGCATCATCAAAGATGGCGAGGTATTATCTAACCCACGCCACACTTACATCACACCTCCAGGACAAG GATTCCTTCCAAGAGATACTGCCATACATCACCGTAAACATGTACTGGATGTACTACGACAAGCCCTGAGTGAGGCCAACCTTGAACCCAAAGATCTAGATGTTATATGTTACACAAAAG GCCCAGGAATGGCTGCTCCTCTGGTATCTGTTGCAGTAGTAGCCAGAACAGTTGCTCAGTTGTGGAGGAAACCTATCATAGGAGTCAACCATTGTATAGGAC ATATAGAGATGGGACGCCTCATCACAGGAGCAAACAACCCTGCTGTATTGTATGTCAGTGGAGGTAACACACAG GTGATAGCCTATTCCCAACAACGGTACAGAATCTTTGGCGAGACCATAGACATTGCTGTTGGCAACTGTCTGGACAGATTTGCTCGGGTTTTAAAGTTGTCCAATGATCCTAGTCCAGGATACAATATAGAACAGCTGGCAAAAGGTGGTCAGAAATTTCTAGAATTGCCCTACACTGTCAAGGGCATGGACGTGTCCTTCTCTGGACTTTTATCATTTATAGAAGAGCGAGCTGTAGGCCTTGTAGAGAGTGGGCAGTATACACCCGAAGACCTCTGCTTCTCCTTACAAGAAACTGTGTTTGCCATGCTAATCGAGATCACAGAACGAGCCATGGCACACTGCGGATCACAGGAAGTCCTCattgtaggtggcgttggttGTAATCTTCGTCTACAGGAAATGATGGGCAAGATGGCAGAGGAAAGAGGAGCAACACTATTTGCCACAGATATGAG GTTTTGTATAGACAATGGTGCTATGATTGCACAGGCTGGCTGGGAGATGTTCAGGGCAGGAATTATCACACCACTGGAGGAGACATTCTGTACACAGag